The following proteins are co-located in the Macrobrachium rosenbergii isolate ZJJX-2024 chromosome 26, ASM4041242v1, whole genome shotgun sequence genome:
- the LOC136853157 gene encoding uncharacterized protein, which produces MASFTLLLGVTLSTFGCFLPAEGSIWEVYDPAQGSLEFFGIPVANTRSAGQVDPFCGAPDGLFAHDYDCREFFSCANGRGCLLECPTGTHFHKSLKICVWPHQAPCTPKPGPLPSHWPPLEKCSDLPPGPRPPRPPSTHPSGQQPLPTPAPPSPPKPPVPPKPPTPPATPQPPRPPTTPQAPTTPSSLFPVTVAPTTPAPIHPITPYPCPCVTQPYPLPGRPTPGPVTTERPTPGPVTTERPMPGPVTTKRPTPGPVITERPTPGTVAPDKPIVYPPSKPGQPIIVPVKPHPPVGTEPSYPTTSRPGGIPTSKPKPHPEKPLFPIILPFPGGYPPRPTPRPPPSTPSSPFPVHPGPGQPGFPPSVTSKPPVGVTSPPVISWPSQTEQPSRPVPVQPSTDRPPHPQPFPTQPSTSRPYPGRPPHPQPLPTQPSTSRPYPDRPPHPQPFPAQPSTSRPYPDRPPHPQPVPTQPSTSRPYPDRPTHPQPFPAQPSTSRPYPDRPPHPQPVPTQPSTSRPYPDRPTHPHPFPTQPSTSRPYPDRPPHPQPVPTQPSTSRPYPDRPTHPHPFPTQPSTSRPYPDRPPHPQPVPTQPPRPYPDRPPHPQPVPAQPSTQRPHPIYPQPGVPGAPDAATTPAPLWPTSGTSKPPVGKPHPFPTHPPHPTHPPLPTHPPFPTHPPFPTHPPPPRPPVPGPGDQFPPSPPHPTDIPTHPTIPPEIDTLGGGDRPGCENCCCDCAEGENDSKEDDRLKVGERPLSYFYRTQSKFGNSHINSVGERNPVVVVVADPSSANSDWLTNLIRSGKR; this is translated from the exons atggcatcGTTCACATTGCTGCTTGGCGTCACACTGTCCACGTTCGGTTGCTTCCTCCCGGCCGAAG GGTCCATTTGGGAAGTATATGACCCAGCCCAAGGCAGCCTGGAATTCTTCGGAATCCCTGTCGCCAACACCAGGAGTGCCGGTCAGGTCGATCCCTTCTGCGGTGCTCCTGACGGACTTTTCGCTCACGATTACGACTGTCGAGAGTTTTTCTCCTGTGCCAATGGACGAGGATGCCTTCTGGAATGCCCTACAGGAACTCACTTCCACAAGAGTCTCAAGATTTGTGTTTGGCCCCACCAAGCACCTTGTACACCAA AGCCTGGGCCACTCCCATCACATTGGCCTCCTTTAGAAAAATGCTCTGATCTACCACCAGGACCTAGACCACCTAGGCCACCCTCTACTCATCCATCAGGTCAGCAGCCATTGCCTACTCCTGCTCCTCCATCTCCTCCAAAGCCACCTGTTCCTCCAAAACCCCCAACCCCTCCAGCTACTCCCCAACCCCCAAGACCTCCTACCACACCTCAGGCACCAACTACACCAAGTTCACTATTCCCTGTTACAGTTGCCCCGACAACCCCAGCACCTATTCATCCCATCACACCTTACCCATGCCCTTGCGTTACACAACCATATCCATTACCGGGGAGACCAACACCAGGGCCTGTAACAACAGAGAGACCAACGCCAGGACCTGTAACAACAGAGAGACCAATGCCGGGACCTGTAACAACAAAGAGACCAACGCCAGGACCTGTAATAACAGAGAGACCAACGCCAGGAACTGTAGCACCAGATAAACCAATTGTATATCCACCAAGCAAACCAGGCCAGCCAATTATAGTTCCAGTTAAGCCACATCCTCCTGTGGGCACTGAACCTTCATACCCAACAACTAGCAGACCAGGTGGTATACCAACAAGCAAACCAAAGCCCCACCCAGAAAAACCTCTGTTCCCAATTATATTACCTTTCCCAGGTGGCTATCCACCTCGTCCTACACCAAGACCGCCCCCAAGTACACCTTCATCTCCATTCCCAGTTCACCCTGGACCAGGTCAACCCGGTTTCCCTCCATCCGTCACTTCAAAACCACCCGTAGGGGTAACTTCACCTCCAGTAATATCTTGGCCATCGCAGACAGAGCAGCCTTCCCGACCAGTGCCAGTTCAACCAAGTACAGATagacctccccacccccaaccattTCCAACACAGCCGAGCACATCAAGACCGTACCCAGGTAGACCTCCCCACCCACAGCCGTTGCCAACACAACCAAGCACATCAAGACCGTATCCAGATAGACCTCCCCACCCACAGCCATTCCCAGCACAGCCAAGCACATCAAGACCATATCCAGATAGACCTCCCCACCCGCAGCCAGTGCCAACACAACCAAGCACATCAAGACCGTATCCAGATAGGCCTACCCACCCACAGCCATTCCCAGCACAGCCAAGCACATCAAGACCATATCCAGATAGACCTCCCCACCCGCAGCCAGTGCCAACACAACCAAGCACATCAAGACCGTATCCAGATAGGCCTACCCACCCACACCCATTCCCAACACAGCCAAGCACATCAAGACCATATCCAGATAGACCTCCCCACCCGCAGCCAGTGCCAACACAACCAAGCACATCAAGACCGTATCCAGATAGGCCTACCCACCCACACCCATTCCCAACACAGCCAAGCACATCAAGACCATATCCAGATagacctccccacccccaaccagtGCCAACACAGCCACCAAGACCATATCCAGATAGACCTCCCCACCCGCAGCCAGTGCCAGCACAACCAAGCACACAGAGACCACATCCCATTTACCCACAGCCAGGAGTACCAGGTGCACCAGATGCCGCCACCACTCCAGCACCACTTTGGCCTACCTCTGGCACATCAAAGCCACCTGTAGGAAAACCACATCCATTCCCAACTCACCCTCCTCACCCAACTCATCCTCCCCTTCCAACTCATCCTCCCTTCCCAACTCATCCTCCCTTCCCAACTCACCCTCCTCCACCAAGACCTCCAGTTCCTGGACCAGGAGATCAGTTTCCTCCGTCCCCTCCTCACCCTACTGATATTCCAACTCATCCCACAATCCCTCCAGAGATAGACACACTTGGAGGAGGGGACAGGCCAGGGTGCGAGAACTGCTGCTGCGACTGCGCGGAAGGAGAGAACGATAGTAAGGAAGACGACCGGTTAAAAGTGGGGGAGAGGCCCCTGTCTTACTTCTACAGAACGCAGAGCAAATTTGGAAATTCGCACATCAACTCTGTTGGAGAGAG GAATCCAGTCGTGGTAGTGGTGGCGGATCCAAGCAGTGCGAACTCCGACTGGCTCACCAACCTCATCCGCTCCGGAAAACGTTAA